The Brachyspira aalborgi genome has a segment encoding these proteins:
- a CDS encoding ABC transporter substrate-binding protein, translating to MKFKFLNYFKLLFLFIIAILFLTCSKDKNNISQTDRGGALIDKIIFNIRTDMTIAIKDVAEGKADLMASGIDGGVYLSLEKKDLEKLDTYEVPSGTWSLLFNPFPNKAPYTITKDGKTYFNPLAIREVRFAMNFLINRKKLIDEILKGAGMPSFTQATPGQPGTYRYNLIPLRMGMTENGNEEKAINDIEKAMQTAANLPENRGKLKKENGWWKYNNEIVSIKFVIRVDDPSGRLPAGNSIADLIEKTGIKVEKLLYDRNKSTQVVYLTDPKDYEWNILTEAWGAGATRAWWDVILRQMYVREGNYMPGGNVAEFWNYDNKEASKISDKNSNGWFLTSEEYWDGNMRLQEIGLQEAVRIYLNSQTQFFVANKERFNGRMLYGVGDGINDWSIRSADVKPNKRGEKILRVLQHSAQGSLFMSPWDPVGVGGFSDAYSGIIISPCSDSGATFESPSTAKDIFRLGEADTNTLEIGVVAGNNGIPVGTIEVPKNAMMFNPYTQKWEEGLTIVSKDGNIEYKKSDNLKAYIKCDFKPKYFKWHHGIESSLVDLMYGNVFIANVVTKTNDNDKYYDSALAGRYAPAMDGAVGSVLNEDGSFTLYGNYYFPMDIDRQIATVAVSPKIGNPNRNTVVPFEINEAIMKLVLEGSKSGNVYTISQDQSLTAIDVKNPTCVSDIKEKLIEMRDSKYIPVGIEQWINEEEAIKRYQAAIDFIDNYGHAYISNGPFFISKIDSKANYIELSAFKDYSESAKYWIEKLSTKMSRIEDIEYPSIVNKNEDMNINIYVSSYDYPNNNLELPDANTKVKVLLQLQKGGEIEYNANLEGEVFKLTIPKKDLSNLSAGEYIIVFESFIADESPSIETRSFVLR from the coding sequence ATGAAATTCAAATTTTTAAATTATTTTAAATTATTATTTTTATTTATAATTGCAATATTATTTTTAACTTGTTCAAAAGATAAAAATAATATTTCTCAAACGGATAGAGGCGGAGCTTTGATAGATAAAATAATATTTAATATAAGAACGGATATGACTATCGCAATTAAAGATGTTGCAGAAGGCAAAGCCGATTTAATGGCAAGCGGAATAGACGGAGGAGTTTATTTATCGTTAGAGAAAAAAGATTTAGAAAAACTCGATACTTATGAAGTTCCTTCAGGCACTTGGAGTTTATTATTCAATCCCTTTCCTAATAAAGCTCCTTATACGATAACTAAAGACGGAAAAACTTATTTTAATCCTCTCGCCATAAGAGAAGTAAGATTTGCAATGAATTTTTTAATAAATCGAAAAAAACTTATTGATGAAATTTTGAAAGGCGCGGGAATGCCTTCCTTTACTCAAGCGACTCCAGGACAACCTGGAACTTATAGATATAATTTAATTCCTTTAAGAATGGGAATGACTGAAAACGGAAACGAAGAAAAAGCGATTAACGATATTGAAAAAGCTATGCAAACCGCTGCCAATCTGCCCGAAAATAGAGGAAAATTAAAAAAAGAAAACGGTTGGTGGAAATATAATAACGAAATAGTGAGTATAAAATTTGTTATAAGAGTTGATGACCCGAGCGGAAGATTGCCAGCGGGAAATTCGATTGCAGATTTAATAGAAAAGACGGGAATTAAAGTAGAAAAACTTTTATACGATAGAAACAAATCTACTCAAGTGGTATATTTAACCGACCCTAAAGATTATGAATGGAATATATTAACAGAAGCTTGGGGAGCGGGAGCAACGAGAGCTTGGTGGGATGTTATTTTAAGACAAATGTATGTTAGAGAAGGAAATTATATGCCAGGCGGAAATGTCGCGGAATTTTGGAATTACGATAATAAAGAAGCGTCAAAAATAAGCGATAAAAATTCAAACGGATGGTTTTTAACTTCAGAGGAATATTGGGATGGAAATATGCGATTGCAAGAAATTGGATTACAAGAAGCGGTTAGAATATATTTAAACTCTCAAACTCAATTTTTTGTGGCAAATAAAGAAAGATTTAATGGAAGAATGCTTTACGGAGTCGGAGACGGAATAAATGACTGGTCTATAAGAAGCGCCGATGTAAAACCAAATAAAAGAGGAGAGAAAATTTTAAGAGTATTGCAACATTCGGCTCAAGGCTCTTTATTTATGAGTCCTTGGGACCCAGTAGGCGTTGGCGGATTTTCAGATGCGTATTCTGGAATAATAATAAGTCCTTGCAGCGATTCTGGAGCTACTTTTGAATCTCCTTCTACTGCAAAAGATATATTCAGACTAGGAGAAGCCGACACAAATACTTTAGAGATTGGAGTCGTTGCGGGAAATAACGGAATACCCGTAGGCACTATTGAAGTTCCTAAAAATGCTATGATGTTTAATCCATATACTCAAAAATGGGAAGAAGGTTTAACGATTGTAAGCAAAGACGGAAATATAGAATATAAAAAATCCGATAATTTGAAAGCTTATATAAAATGCGATTTTAAACCAAAATATTTTAAATGGCATCATGGAATAGAATCTTCTTTAGTAGATTTAATGTATGGAAACGTATTTATAGCAAATGTCGTAACAAAAACTAACGACAACGATAAATATTACGATTCGGCTTTGGCGGGAAGATATGCTCCTGCGATGGACGGAGCGGTTGGAAGCGTGCTAAATGAAGATGGAAGTTTTACTCTTTACGGAAATTATTATTTTCCTATGGATATTGACAGACAAATTGCGACTGTTGCGGTTAGTCCGAAAATAGGAAATCCAAACAGAAATACGGTAGTTCCTTTTGAAATAAACGAAGCGATAATGAAATTAGTTTTAGAAGGCTCAAAATCTGGAAATGTTTATACAATCTCTCAAGACCAATCTCTTACGGCGATTGATGTAAAAAATCCAACCTGCGTTTCGGATATAAAAGAAAAATTAATTGAAATGAGAGATTCAAAATATATTCCCGTTGGAATAGAACAATGGATAAACGAAGAAGAAGCCATAAAGAGATATCAAGCGGCTATAGATTTTATCGACAATTACGGACATGCTTATATTTCTAACGGACCGTTTTTTATATCGAAAATAGATTCTAAAGCAAATTATATAGAACTTTCGGCTTTTAAGGATTATTCTGAATCGGCAAAATATTGGATTGAAAAACTTTCTACAAAAATGAGCAGAATTGAAGATATAGAATATCCTTCTATAGTAAATAAAAACGAAGATATGAATATTAATATATATGTTTCTTCTTATGATTATCCAAACAATAATTTAGAACTTCCCGATGCAAATACTAAAGTTAAAGTTTTGCTTCAATTACAAAAAGGCGGCGAAATTGAATATAACGCTAATTTGGAAGGAGAGGTTTTTAAACTCACGATTCCTAAAAAAGATTTAAGCAATTTGTCTGCGGGAGAATATATTATAGTATTTGAATCTTTTATAGCGGATGAAAGCCCAAGTATAGAGACGAGAAGTTTTGTATTGAGATAG
- the cdaA gene encoding diadenylate cyclase CdaA — translation MLYNINNFISNSGWKYLFYGIDIILVTILFYILYIFVYNTRAYNVVAGFIILFFITLIARVFGLTTLSWIFDKFFQVGLIAIVVLFQAEIRHGLRILGGRAFFKKSFGYDENNIQKILSASFNLSYKGHGALIVFQRNISLHSLIDRAIRLNADISIELIESIFFKNNPIHDGAAIIMENRIAAASAYLPLTEMEPKIKNRRLGTRHRAALGISEQTDAVILVVSEETQSISIVHNGILEYDLNRDELYARLGELLEIK, via the coding sequence ATGCTTTATAATATAAATAATTTTATATCAAATTCAGGATGGAAATATCTTTTTTACGGTATCGATATAATTTTAGTTACGATATTATTTTATATTTTGTATATATTTGTTTACAATACAAGAGCCTATAATGTAGTCGCTGGTTTTATAATATTATTTTTCATTACTCTTATAGCGAGAGTATTCGGATTAACTACATTATCTTGGATATTTGATAAATTTTTTCAAGTCGGACTTATTGCTATTGTAGTTTTATTTCAAGCGGAGATAAGGCATGGTTTAAGAATACTTGGAGGAAGAGCTTTCTTCAAAAAATCTTTTGGTTATGACGAAAATAATATTCAAAAAATATTGAGCGCCTCTTTTAATTTGTCTTATAAAGGACATGGAGCTTTAATAGTTTTTCAAAGAAATATTTCGCTTCATTCATTGATAGACAGAGCGATAAGATTAAACGCCGATATTTCGATTGAACTTATTGAATCTATATTTTTTAAGAATAATCCGATTCATGACGGAGCGGCTATAATAATGGAAAATAGAATTGCAGCTGCAAGCGCATATTTGCCATTAACAGAAATGGAGCCTAAAATAAAAAATAGAAGATTAGGAACAAGACATAGAGCGGCGCTTGGAATTTCAGAGCAGACGGACGCGGTTATTTTGGTAGTTTCGGAAGAGACGCAGAGTATTTCTATAGTTCATAACGGAATATTGGAATACGATTTAAATAGAGACGAATTATATGCAAGACTTGGAGAGCTTTTAGAAATAAAATAA
- a CDS encoding CdaR family protein, whose translation MIKNKMSVKKDKKIKIKSKIKKFDYKKVYNLITKRFHIKLLCLSMAFILFLYVRYQQEFSKDYIAKLQILNVPSKLLIANNINENITITVRGFRDSKHEYPMEFSTYIDLTNAQLGSNMYKVNLSEEIDYKNMNIIITPNRIPIVLDELVYKTVPVNVVTIGTASLGLNIDDIIVNPSNVIISGPKTLISSINKINTIPLDLTDRYLDYSTRLKLNMPKNIKSDTSLVDINVIFNKDMEKIEFNDIVVNINNLDSRFNIKLDSPLIAQKLVLEVNKNFVTNISESDLSLYLNLKNITNAGIYSNISVEVNIPTYAKLLNIEPSFFDIETESR comes from the coding sequence ATGATTAAAAATAAAATGAGCGTTAAGAAAGATAAAAAAATAAAAATAAAATCAAAAATCAAAAAATTTGATTATAAAAAAGTTTACAATCTTATAACAAAAAGATTCCATATAAAACTTTTATGTTTATCGATGGCTTTTATATTATTTTTATATGTTAGATATCAGCAGGAATTTTCTAAAGATTATATTGCAAAATTGCAAATATTAAATGTTCCTTCAAAACTTTTAATAGCAAATAATATAAACGAAAATATTACTATAACGGTTAGAGGATTTAGAGATAGCAAGCATGAATATCCGATGGAATTTTCAACTTATATAGATTTGACTAACGCGCAACTTGGAAGCAATATGTATAAAGTTAATTTGTCGGAAGAGATAGATTATAAGAATATGAATATTATTATAACTCCGAATAGAATTCCTATAGTTTTAGACGAATTGGTATATAAAACCGTTCCTGTAAATGTAGTCACGATAGGAACAGCGTCTTTAGGTTTGAATATTGACGATATTATAGTTAATCCTTCTAATGTTATAATATCGGGACCTAAAACTTTAATCTCTTCGATAAATAAAATTAATACTATTCCTTTAGATTTAACCGATAGATATTTAGATTATTCTACAAGATTAAAATTAAATATGCCTAAAAATATTAAATCGGACACTTCGCTTGTAGATATTAATGTTATATTTAATAAAGATATGGAAAAAATAGAGTTTAACGATATTGTAGTTAATATAAATAATTTAGATAGTCGTTTTAATATAAAATTAGACAGTCCTTTAATAGCGCAAAAATTGGTATTGGAAGTTAATAAAAATTTTGTTACAAATATTTCCGAAAGCGATTTGTCTTTATATTTGAATTTGAAAAATATAACAAACGCGGGAATCTATTCAAATATATCGGTGGAAGTCAATATTCCGACTTATGCAAAATTACTAAATATAGAGCCTTCTTTCTTTGATATAGAAACCGAAAGCAGATAA
- a CDS encoding NusG domain II-containing protein, producing MIKFIRFGDIIIFIFIIVFSFFYTKKLIENNSDSKIIIEYSNKSLRFDLNNEREIIVEGLLGESKILIKNNNVRFLESPCRDKLCVKAGILKNAPLICMPNGIIIRFENNFEDGIEIDSIVQ from the coding sequence ATGATAAAATTTATAAGATTTGGAGATATAATTATTTTTATTTTTATAATCGTTTTTTCTTTTTTTTACACTAAAAAACTTATAGAAAATAATAGCGACTCAAAAATAATAATAGAATATTCAAATAAATCTTTAAGATTCGATTTGAATAACGAAAGAGAGATTATTGTAGAAGGATTATTGGGCGAATCGAAAATATTGATAAAAAATAATAATGTAAGATTTTTAGAATCTCCATGTCGCGATAAATTATGCGTTAAAGCGGGAATTTTAAAAAACGCTCCGTTGATATGCATGCCAAACGGAATAATAATAAGATTTGAAAATAATTTTGAAGACGGTATTGAAATAGATTCTATAGTTCAGTAA
- a CDS encoding Gx transporter family protein yields the protein MTFFEDIKFHKGKRRIYDIIFFAFISSFIAALENMFPRPIPYFRIGFSFIIIIIVLDSFKLREMILLILIKNLSVAIAFAYIFTPPFYLGLCGGMVSAIVMKFMRNFKNVFSFLGISLAGALTSNLSQAFLSKYLFHLPDIKFLIVPVFIVSLITGSVVGIITIFLIRSD from the coding sequence ATGACTTTTTTTGAAGATATTAAATTTCATAAAGGTAAAAGAAGAATTTACGATATAATATTTTTTGCTTTTATATCGTCTTTTATAGCGGCGCTTGAAAATATGTTTCCTCGTCCGATTCCTTATTTTAGAATTGGTTTTTCTTTTATAATTATAATAATAGTTTTGGATTCTTTTAAATTAAGAGAGATGATTTTGCTTATTCTTATAAAAAATTTGTCCGTTGCAATAGCATTCGCTTATATATTTACGCCTCCGTTTTATTTGGGATTATGCGGAGGAATGGTTTCGGCGATTGTGATGAAGTTTATGAGAAATTTCAAAAATGTTTTTTCGTTTTTAGGAATAAGTTTAGCTGGCGCGCTTACAAGCAATTTATCGCAGGCTTTTTTATCAAAATATTTATTTCATTTGCCCGATATAAAATTTTTAATAGTTCCCGTATTTATAGTTTCTTTAATAACGGGGAGCGTTGTAGGAATTATAACTATATTTTTGATTAGGAGCGATTGA
- a CDS encoding Txe/YoeB family addiction module toxin, with translation MNNSNIIFTRKAEEHLIFFRNNDKKTLSKINDLIEAILKNPYEGIGKPEELKHEYKGCYSRRINKKDRLIYKIII, from the coding sequence ATGAATAATTCCAATATTATTTTTACTAGAAAAGCCGAAGAACATTTAATATTTTTTAGAAATAACGATAAAAAAACTTTATCAAAAATTAACGACTTGATAGAAGCTATATTAAAAAATCCTTATGAAGGAATAGGAAAACCAGAAGAATTAAAGCATGAATATAAAGGTTGTTATTCAAGAAGAATAAATAAAAAAGATAGATTAATTTATAAAATAATAATTTAA
- a CDS encoding dihydroorotase, protein MIIKNAKIINSEKPVSIIIENEKIKKIETNNDFENYKDNNIIDANYNYVLMGIIDPHTHMREPGLTHKEDFNSGSKAAARGGITTFLDMPNTIPNTITKENLIQKKLMMTKKSYVDYGFHFGGSKTDNSQDIESIKDKAASTKIFLNASTGNMLIEDNKILEKLFESSKIVSVHAEDKMVDKAIEIAKRTKTILYLCHLSLSSEIDSLKKAKDSGMKIYGEATLHHLFLNTSDINEKNKTLLRMKPELKEKSDNEALWKAIKDKTIDTIGTDHAPHLLTEKLEKLTFGIPSIEHSLELMLKKVKDSTIDFKLLTKIMSENSSKIFGIKNKGILKEGYDADFVIIDLNDESEIIEKEIITKSAWSPYIGFKRGGRVLMTILRGNIVYKKDNSKDIFYSGFGKEISYY, encoded by the coding sequence ATGATAATAAAAAACGCTAAAATTATAAATTCTGAAAAACCCGTTTCTATAATTATTGAAAATGAAAAAATAAAAAAAATAGAAACAAATAACGATTTTGAAAATTATAAAGACAATAATATAATTGACGCAAATTATAATTATGTTTTAATGGGAATAATCGACCCGCATACGCATATGCGAGAGCCTGGACTTACTCATAAAGAAGATTTTAATTCGGGAAGCAAAGCGGCGGCAAGAGGAGGAATTACAACTTTTTTAGATATGCCGAATACTATTCCAAATACTATAACAAAAGAAAATCTTATTCAAAAAAAATTAATGATGACTAAAAAATCTTATGTCGATTATGGTTTTCATTTTGGAGGAAGCAAAACTGACAATAGCCAAGATATAGAATCGATTAAAGATAAAGCGGCGTCAACAAAAATATTTTTAAACGCTTCTACGGGAAATATGCTCATAGAAGATAACAAAATTTTAGAAAAATTATTTGAAAGCTCAAAAATCGTATCCGTTCATGCGGAAGATAAAATGGTTGATAAGGCAATTGAAATTGCAAAAAGAACGAAAACGATTTTATATTTATGTCATTTGTCTTTATCAAGCGAAATAGATTCTCTAAAAAAAGCTAAAGATAGCGGAATGAAAATTTACGGCGAAGCGACTTTGCATCATTTATTTTTGAATACTTCCGATATTAATGAAAAAAATAAAACGCTTTTAAGAATGAAACCCGAATTAAAAGAAAAAAGCGATAACGAAGCATTATGGAAAGCTATAAAAGATAAAACTATTGACACGATAGGAACAGACCATGCGCCGCATTTATTAACAGAAAAATTGGAAAAACTTACTTTTGGAATTCCATCGATAGAACATTCTTTAGAATTAATGCTAAAAAAAGTAAAAGATTCTACGATAGATTTTAAATTATTAACAAAAATTATGAGCGAAAATTCTTCAAAAATATTTGGCATAAAGAATAAAGGAATTTTAAAAGAAGGATATGACGCAGATTTTGTAATAATAGATTTAAATGACGAATCAGAAATAATAGAAAAAGAAATAATAACAAAATCCGCTTGGAGTCCGTATATTGGATTTAAAAGAGGCGGAAGAGTTTTAATGACAATTTTGAGAGGAAATATTGTTTATAAAAAAGATAATTCTAAAGATATTTTTTATAGCGGTTTCGGAAAAGAAATTTCTTATTATTAA
- the pyrB gene encoding aspartate carbamoyltransferase — MKNFIGIKEMSKEDIIEVLDIAKKLDNMPTAERERLLSNKIVTSIFFEPSTRTRLSFTSAAYKLGCHVLGFDNPNMSSVVKGESLRDTIIMVSAYSDVIVMRHYIDGAAKFAEEITDIPIINAGDGSNEHPSQTLLDLYTIREEIGSLENKKIAFVGDLKYGRTVHSLAKALKMFNGEFYFIAPDSIQIPDYILKELDISKIKYHIHNDYKDILKEIDCLYMTRIQRERFEDIEEYEKVKNVFSISKKDIEGKCKEDMIIMHPLPRVDEINIDLDETKYAKYFKQARNGIPIRMAMLCLATRIIKSSFNSKKIDYKIFENNKVVCQNKKCITHFEETKNKVAKRDYGDFCYYCNREIK; from the coding sequence ATGAAGAATTTTATAGGCATAAAAGAAATGTCTAAAGAAGATATTATCGAGGTTTTAGATATCGCTAAAAAATTAGATAATATGCCAACGGCTGAAAGAGAAAGATTATTAAGTAATAAAATAGTAACAAGCATATTTTTCGAGCCTTCAACGAGGACGAGATTATCTTTTACATCCGCAGCTTATAAACTTGGTTGTCATGTATTAGGTTTCGATAATCCAAATATGAGTTCTGTCGTAAAAGGGGAGTCGTTAAGAGATACGATTATTATGGTTTCGGCTTATTCGGATGTAATAGTTATGAGGCATTATATAGACGGGGCCGCTAAATTTGCAGAAGAGATAACGGATATTCCTATAATAAATGCAGGCGATGGTTCAAACGAGCATCCGAGTCAAACTTTACTTGATTTATATACAATAAGAGAAGAGATTGGAAGCCTTGAAAATAAAAAAATAGCTTTTGTAGGAGATTTGAAATATGGTAGAACGGTTCATTCTCTTGCTAAAGCATTAAAAATGTTTAATGGCGAGTTTTACTTCATAGCCCCAGACTCTATACAAATACCTGATTATATATTAAAAGAATTAGATATATCTAAAATTAAATATCATATTCATAATGATTATAAAGATATTCTAAAAGAAATTGATTGTTTATATATGACAAGAATACAGAGAGAAAGATTTGAAGATATAGAAGAATACGAAAAAGTAAAAAATGTTTTTAGTATTTCAAAAAAAGATATTGAAGGAAAATGTAAAGAGGATATGATAATAATGCATCCGCTTCCGAGAGTTGATGAAATAAATATTGATTTAGATGAAACGAAATATGCAAAATATTTTAAGCAAGCGAGAAATGGAATTCCTATAAGAATGGCAATGTTATGTCTTGCTACGAGAATTATAAAGTCGTCATTTAATTCAAAAAAAATAGATTATAAGATATTTGAAAATAATAAGGTAGTTTGTCAAAATAAAAAATGTATAACGCATTTTGAAGAAACTAAAAATAAAGTCGCCAAAAGAGATTACGGCGATTTTTGTTATTATTGTAATAGAGAGATAAAATAA
- the lysS gene encoding lysine--tRNA ligase, producing the protein MSENNQQISQNPNLEKENRKEKINILRNMGINPFPNSYEVTYKSKDIIEKFDELEKNQTEVSIAGRIMLYRIMGKSSFLTVKDSTGNIQAYIQRDKVGDDFYNNVFKKLIDIGDIVGIKGTIFKTKTGEITIYANEIKLLTKSINPLPEKFHGLTDMELRYRQRYVDLIMNDEVKEVFIKRSKMISAIREIMIEHNFLEVETPMMHPLIGGAKAKPFITHHNTLDMTLYLRIAPELYLKRLIVGGFDRVFELNRNFRNEGISTRHNPEFTMMEAYMSFADFNKVMELVEDIFSKVCLKLNGSYVSKYKNYEINFKPPFERIPMIELVKKYAGLDFEKISSNDEALEKAKSIGIEIDTSKSKPSKWEIMVNVFEEKVEEKLIQPTFVINYPKAVSPLSKSYPDNPDITERYELFIGGMEMSNGFSELNDPIDQKERFEAQVKAKERGEDETMDMDYDFINALEYGLPPTGGLGIGIDRMAILFLNVPSIRDTILFPQMRKLE; encoded by the coding sequence ATGTCAGAAAATAATCAACAAATCTCTCAAAATCCTAATTTAGAAAAAGAGAATAGAAAAGAAAAAATAAATATATTAAGGAATATGGGAATAAATCCTTTTCCAAATAGTTATGAAGTTACTTATAAATCAAAAGATATAATAGAAAAATTTGACGAACTTGAAAAAAATCAAACAGAAGTTTCAATAGCGGGAAGAATAATGCTTTATAGAATAATGGGCAAATCTTCTTTTTTGACTGTTAAAGATTCTACGGGAAATATTCAAGCTTATATTCAAAGAGATAAAGTCGGAGACGATTTTTATAATAATGTATTCAAAAAACTTATTGATATTGGCGATATAGTCGGCATAAAAGGAACTATATTCAAAACAAAAACGGGCGAGATAACTATTTACGCAAACGAAATAAAACTTCTTACAAAATCAATTAATCCTTTGCCTGAAAAATTTCATGGTTTAACAGACATGGAACTTCGCTACAGACAAAGATATGTCGATTTGATAATGAACGATGAAGTTAAAGAAGTTTTTATTAAGCGTTCAAAAATGATTTCCGCGATAAGAGAGATAATGATTGAGCATAATTTTTTAGAAGTTGAAACTCCAATGATGCATCCTTTAATCGGCGGAGCTAAAGCAAAACCTTTTATAACTCATCATAATACTTTGGATATGACGCTTTATTTAAGAATTGCTCCAGAACTTTACTTAAAAAGATTGATTGTCGGCGGATTTGATAGAGTATTTGAGCTTAACAGAAATTTTAGAAACGAAGGAATTTCTACAAGACATAATCCAGAATTTACTATGATGGAAGCATATATGTCTTTTGCCGATTTTAATAAAGTTATGGAATTAGTAGAAGATATATTTTCTAAAGTTTGTTTGAAATTAAACGGAAGTTATGTTTCAAAGTATAAAAATTATGAAATAAATTTTAAACCTCCTTTTGAAAGAATTCCAATGATTGAACTTGTAAAAAAATATGCAGGATTAGACTTTGAAAAAATTTCTTCAAATGATGAAGCTTTGGAAAAAGCAAAATCTATAGGAATAGAGATTGACACAAGCAAATCAAAACCTTCAAAATGGGAGATTATGGTTAATGTATTCGAGGAAAAAGTGGAAGAAAAATTAATTCAACCGACTTTTGTAATAAATTATCCTAAAGCGGTTTCGCCTTTGTCAAAATCTTATCCCGATAATCCCGATATAACGGAAAGATACGAATTATTTATTGGCGGAATGGAAATGTCAAACGGTTTCAGCGAACTTAACGACCCGATAGACCAAAAAGAAAGATTTGAAGCGCAGGTAAAGGCGAAAGAGAGAGGCGAAGATGAAACTATGGATATGGATTACGATTTTATTAACGCTTTAGAATACGGACTTCCTCCGACAGGCGGACTTGGAATTGGAATAGACAGAATGGCTATATTATTTTTGAATGTTCCGAGCATAAGGGACACTATATTATTTCCGCAAATGAGAAAATTAGAATAA
- the waaF gene encoding lipopolysaccharide heptosyltransferase II, whose translation MNKIKNLLIHSPTWLGDIVMSMPAIYLIKERYKDIKITVMTKKSMFGIFEVSDFVDDIIELKNFPSLRKYNFDTAILFPNSFESAFRIFGHGIKRRIGYKADYRNFLLTDAIDREEVRWIHTADYYINLLKAIDINDSRPKIKLKIKEEILIKAKEYLKEFNPENKKIFAYGIGATNSYGKIWKEEYFAETANYLSKKYNALTLFITTPAEKKIQEKISSMLNEKPIIPYFNLDMIAAILSLCSGFIGNDSGAMHVASIVGIPTLALYFATPSYQNSPIGINSHLIEKKIECAFCGGRKCKIETFECREVIKPEEVINKFESIIN comes from the coding sequence ATGAACAAAATAAAAAATCTACTCATACATTCTCCAACTTGGCTCGGCGATATTGTAATGTCTATGCCCGCGATTTATTTGATTAAAGAAAGATACAAAGATATTAAAATTACCGTTATGACAAAAAAATCAATGTTTGGAATATTTGAAGTAAGCGATTTTGTTGACGATATTATAGAATTAAAAAATTTTCCAAGTTTAAGAAAATATAATTTCGACACTGCAATTTTATTTCCAAATTCTTTTGAAAGCGCTTTTAGAATTTTTGGGCATGGAATAAAAAGAAGAATCGGATATAAAGCCGATTACAGAAACTTTTTACTTACTGACGCTATTGATAGAGAGGAAGTTCGTTGGATTCACACTGCCGATTATTATATAAATTTGCTTAAAGCGATTGATATAAACGATTCTCGTCCTAAAATTAAATTAAAAATTAAAGAAGAAATTCTAATTAAAGCGAAAGAATATTTGAAAGAATTTAATCCCGAAAATAAAAAAATATTTGCTTACGGAATCGGCGCTACAAACAGTTATGGTAAAATTTGGAAAGAAGAATATTTTGCAGAAACCGCAAATTATCTCTCAAAAAAATATAACGCCTTAACTTTATTCATAACGACTCCCGCAGAAAAAAAAATACAAGAAAAAATTTCTTCTATGTTAAACGAAAAGCCAATAATTCCATATTTCAATTTAGATATGATAGCCGCAATTTTAAGTTTATGTTCGGGATTTATCGGAAACGATTCGGGTGCAATGCATGTCGCTTCGATTGTAGGAATTCCGACTCTCGCTTTATATTTTGCAACACCTTCTTATCAAAATTCGCCAATTGGAATAAATAGCCATTTAATAGAAAAAAAAATAGAATGCGCTTTTTGCGGAGGCAGAAAATGTAAAATTGAAACTTTTGAATGCAGAGAAGTTATAAAGCCCGAAGAGGTTATAAATAAATTTGAAAGTATAATTAATTAG